Part of the ANME-2 cluster archaeon genome is shown below.
CTGGGCATTCCACTAAAGGATGTTAAGGGGTTTATGGGACTCAATTCCCTCCGGCATACAAAATACGGAATGTGGCGGATATATGGAGACCCAGTAGTATCTGAAAAAAGAATGAACGAATACCGTCGTGCAAGGAACATGATAAGAAGACGGCTCATTTCAGGAGAGGATCCTGTCAGGATCATCAGGGGGAAAGAATTCGGTTTTTTGAATAAACCTAATTTTATTCGGGAAGATTACTTGCGTACCTAATGACACATCATAGAATCAAACCTATAAGGTCAATAGATCAAAAATTGAGAGATATAAAATGAAATCATTGAAAGATGTAGAGCCTGAAACTATGGCGGTGGTTAAGGAGATCACAGGTGGTCTTGATGTCAAAGAGCACCTTGAGGAACTCGGTGTAAAGGAAGGAGTTGAACTCAATGTAGTGGCAACCGAGCCAGTGCATGTGCACTGGGGACCCATTTCCCTGGCAGTGGGAGATCAAGAGATCGTCATAGCCCGCGGATGGGCTGATAAGATCTATGTGGAGAAGGGGGGAGAGATGCTTCCACTGCTGAGACAAGAGGAAGGAGATAAAGGAACTGTCATATCAATTGAGGGTGGAAAGGATTTCAAAGATTTTCTTTCTGAATATGGCATCATGGAAGGGAGCGAACTTACATTCCTGCGCCATGTCCCGGATCGCACCATGGTGTTTTCCATCGAGGATGGGGAAATGAGAATGGGTGAGGGCCAGGCATCGAAGGTGTTTGTGACCAGGGAGGAAAAATCCATCCAGATCAACTACCTGGAAGAGGGCGAAAAAGCAGCGGTGGAAAAGATCGTTGGTGGGATCCATATCAAAGAGAAGTTTGAGCAACTCGGACTCAAAGAGGGTGCCGAGATTACCCTGCTCAGAAAAGAAACGCCTGCGCCGACCCCAAAAAGAGGCACATACATACTTGCAAAGGTGGGGGAGCAGTTGATCACTATCGGCCACGGTCTGGCTGAAAAGATGCTGGTCGACTAAAAAAACATGAGCACGATGATGAATCGGGCTCAAATATCATTGGAGGCATGCATTGTCAGAAAGAAAGATATGGGAATTCAGGAACCAAACAGTATGTACAATCCTTGGATTGACATTCGATGAAAAGGAACTGTCTGAGATTTTCAAGAAACTGAAACTAAATCATGACAGGATCACGGCTTTTGAGATGCATGGCAGCCTTGTTAAGGCATGTGGCACCCAGAACAAAACATCCAAACAACTGGATAAGATACTGAAAGATCGATTTGAAGAATACAGGGAAGATATCAAGCGCATATCCCAAAAGGAAATTTATAGATACATCGAGGATAGAAACGCTGCGGGTACCCAAAACGGCACGAATATCCCTCTTCCTGCTCTTATCTGGTTTGCTGTGCGCAATCAGCATGAAGACATCGACAAGATCGAGGCAGGAGTTTTTGGTGTCACACACATGTACGGGCATCGAGCTTTACGATTCCATGATGCGCTTCGCAGAGTACTGCCTGATAGCAGACCTGAGTATGTTATGAAAGAACTGAATGATGCCCTGAGATCAAACGAAAAACTTCAAACAAAGTGTAACAGATCAGAATGGAAAATAGAGCAATTGAAATCTGATATCGAATCCGATAAAGAAGATAGATCAAGAATTAATACTGTGATAGAGGAGCAGAAACAGTTGAACAGACGATTGGTAAGCGATTTCGAGAGACTTGGTGGTGAGAACGCGCTCGGTCAGATCGAGGATATGAAGAAAGAGATCGATCTTTTGACCGAAGAGGTGGGGACATTGACCAGTGAACTGCTGGAACGAAATCGAACATGTGATATGATATCCAATGAATCGACACAGATTGAACAGTTTTCAGAATCGGCTACCGAAGATAGAGGGAAGTGTGTTGATCTAAATGGCATGAGAGTGGCTTATGTTGGCGGAGTGGAATCGCTCACGTCGCACTATAAGGAAGTGATCGAATCCTTTGGTGGCACATTCTGCTACCATTGCGGGCGGTGCATACAGGGAAAAAAGGAAATAGAAAACCTTGTGGATGGAATAGATATGATATTCTGTCCTGTGGATATAAACAGCCGCACTGCATACAGATACATTAAAAAAGCTTGTAAAACCAGAAATAAACCATGCCATTTCCTTCGCAGTTCGGGTCTCAGCATGCTCATCAGGGAACTGGAGAATCATGCCGGATAATATGATTATACTTCATAGATAATGAACGTTCATGTGAAGGAGATTTACTAAACTTCCAAATGACCAATAGGTCTCTACACCTGCCATAATTTACTTCACTCATTTGTCTTCATACTTTTTCCTGTCGTCTGTCATCTGTATTCGACTGCTCCACTTCCTGCACTTGCCTGGCTGCCCGGTCATGGTACTGCGAACCGGGTACAAGTGCTCATTGGCTGAGCTATGGTTGAAAGGGGGATGTGCCTGCGGTGGCCTCGGGTCTTGTTGGATGCTGCCAGCGGCGGCCATGGCTGTTAAAATATAAATTTTATGATATACTGCACCGCAAAGCACGCAAAGTACGCAAAGTTAAGGTTACAATGTCTTTGCGAACTTTGCGCTCTTTGCGGTGAAACAGTGAGCGACAACCTTCAATCTGCATGTATCTGCGGTTCGAATTCTTCTATATATCTGGCGGGAGACTATAAATTGATTTTGACAGGTTATTATCGAGTAAGGCCTTACCATCAACAGGAATATCTAATAACCCTTGAACTTACTTCGATCTGTGAGTCTTTTCCTCACATGGATGCTTTCCAGTCATGCAGAATTTTTCAAAATGCTCAAGCCATTGAGGATATTCTGGCGCTGATTTTACAAAAATAACCAGATTTTTAACCTGTTTTGTCGTTATTGCATTCAGTTCATGCTCCATTGTACATGCATCCTTCTCTGCAATTTTTTCAGGCACTTTAATAATCTCCAGGAAAGCTTTAAGGGTATCGTGCCGATCCTTTATGATCAATGCGATCTCTCTTCCTTTTTCAGTCAGTGTTATGCCGTCGTATTTCCTGTATATAACAAAACCCATCTTATCAAGTTTCTTTACCATTTCAATAACGCTTGGCGGCTTGACATCCAGCGCGACTGCTATGTCCTTTATTTTAGCATATCCCTTATCTTCTGTGACATTGAGAATTGCTTCGAGGTAGTCTTCTCCTTTTCGAGTTAGCATACTAAATACCTAAGTAACTGAAAGCTTTTAATGTTTCCATTGAAATTGATGAAGTCACAGAGTTCTCTAAGAAAGGAACTGTTCACCCTTTACGGTCAACGCATACATCTTTGTTTGCGAACCGCTGTTAGGGCCGCAGCATTTTTCGCACAGGTTCGAAGCTTGGCAAGAGCATTGCAACCCTGTTATTTCCAGATATCCTGCACTTGCCAGGAAATCGATCATCGCCAGGAGAGTGGATATATTCATATCCATCTCTCTGGCGAGTGCGTCGATAGTACCCCCTTTCACAGTTCCTGACAGGACCTTCTTCATCACAGTCATA
Proteins encoded:
- a CDS encoding DUF3793 family protein produces the protein MSECGYESDSIEHALSMLRRRYATVGCPPEIGVFLGIPLKDVKGFMGLNSLRHTKYGMWRIYGDPVVSEKRMNEYRRARNMIRRRLISGEDPVRIIRGKEFGFLNKPNFIREDYLRT
- a CDS encoding DUF2325 domain-containing protein, with the protein product MSERKIWEFRNQTVCTILGLTFDEKELSEIFKKLKLNHDRITAFEMHGSLVKACGTQNKTSKQLDKILKDRFEEYREDIKRISQKEIYRYIEDRNAAGTQNGTNIPLPALIWFAVRNQHEDIDKIEAGVFGVTHMYGHRALRFHDALRRVLPDSRPEYVMKELNDALRSNEKLQTKCNRSEWKIEQLKSDIESDKEDRSRINTVIEEQKQLNRRLVSDFERLGGENALGQIEDMKKEIDLLTEEVGTLTSELLERNRTCDMISNESTQIEQFSESATEDRGKCVDLNGMRVAYVGGVESLTSHYKEVIESFGGTFCYHCGRCIQGKKEIENLVDGIDMIFCPVDINSRTAYRYIKKACKTRNKPCHFLRSSGLSMLIRELENHAG
- a CDS encoding metal-dependent transcriptional regulator, yielding MLTRKGEDYLEAILNVTEDKGYAKIKDIAVALDVKPPSVIEMVKKLDKMGFVIYRKYDGITLTEKGREIALIIKDRHDTLKAFLEIIKVPEKIAEKDACTMEHELNAITTKQVKNLVIFVKSAPEYPQWLEHFEKFCMTGKHPCEEKTHRSK